The proteins below are encoded in one region of Segatella copri:
- a CDS encoding cation:proton antiporter translates to MFHIAQYFPITDPTLIFFVVLLIILFAPIIMGKLRIPHIIGMVLAGVLIGKYGLNILERDSSFELFGKVGLYYIMFLAALEMDMEGMKKNKSRLLIYGLLTCFIPFFLTYGMSIWLLHYSAKASFLLSCIMASNTLIAYPIVSRYGLQQKPSVTLSVGSSMISLLIALIMLAGLVASFSKHDGVLFWVFFTLKFAAYCGVMILLIPRLTRWFLRRYSDAVMQFIFVLSMLFMSAALSQIVGIEGVFGAFFAGLILNRYIPHVSPLMNRLEFIGNALFIPYFLIGVGMLININLLFQGSHILWVVFCIAFFGTLGKAIAAYIACLGFRLPLSSGHMMFGLTSAHAAGSIAMVMVGMHLLVAPGTYLVNDDMLNGVVMMILITCIISSILTDRSSQKIILRDKELPDAEDDKKVSDEKILVPVKYPEYADNLMSLAFLVRNQKLNRGLICLNVVYEDKDMRYNQEQGRRLLEHCSQLAAATDVMTQTQVRIAANIANGIKHAFNEFQCSEIIIGMHMHPEVSPKFWGEFHQSLFNGLSRQIIMARIRQPLNTLRRIQVAVPSRAEFEPGFYRWLERLARLAGNLDCRIQFHGREESLALINEYIKNRHPEVRADYTQMIHWNELPQLASQISPDHLFVVVTARKGTVSYKTALERLPEEITKYFSGTNLMIIFPDQHGDSYGDQLTFAEPQHQEEISAYESFLQWFKKKCNFKKM, encoded by the coding sequence ATGTTCCATATCGCTCAATACTTCCCTATCACAGACCCTACGTTGATATTCTTCGTAGTGCTCCTCATCATCCTCTTTGCCCCTATCATCATGGGCAAACTCCGTATCCCGCACATCATCGGTATGGTGCTGGCAGGTGTGCTCATAGGCAAATACGGACTGAATATCCTGGAGCGCGACTCTTCGTTTGAGCTCTTCGGAAAGGTGGGACTCTATTACATCATGTTCCTCGCTGCCCTGGAGATGGATATGGAAGGCATGAAAAAGAACAAGTCGCGACTGCTTATCTATGGCCTGCTCACCTGTTTTATACCGTTCTTCCTCACATACGGCATGAGCATCTGGCTGCTCCACTACTCTGCCAAGGCTTCCTTCCTGCTGAGCTGCATCATGGCATCCAATACGCTGATTGCCTATCCTATCGTTTCGAGATACGGACTGCAACAGAAACCGAGCGTTACGCTGAGTGTGGGGTCGAGCATGATTTCGCTGCTCATAGCCCTGATTATGCTTGCCGGACTGGTAGCATCGTTCAGCAAGCATGACGGCGTACTGTTCTGGGTATTCTTCACCCTCAAGTTTGCCGCCTATTGTGGCGTGATGATCCTGCTGATTCCCCGACTTACAAGATGGTTCTTGCGAAGATACAGCGATGCGGTGATGCAGTTTATCTTCGTACTTTCAATGCTCTTTATGAGTGCGGCACTTTCGCAGATAGTGGGCATCGAGGGCGTTTTCGGCGCTTTCTTCGCCGGTCTGATATTAAACAGATATATTCCGCATGTTTCGCCACTGATGAACCGCCTCGAGTTTATCGGCAATGCCCTCTTCATTCCTTATTTTCTGATAGGTGTGGGCATGCTGATCAATATCAATCTGCTGTTTCAGGGCAGTCATATTCTATGGGTCGTGTTCTGCATCGCCTTCTTCGGAACCCTGGGCAAAGCCATCGCAGCCTATATCGCCTGTCTGGGTTTCCGATTGCCACTTTCTTCGGGTCACATGATGTTCGGACTCACTTCGGCTCATGCTGCCGGAAGTATCGCCATGGTGATGGTGGGTATGCATCTGCTCGTAGCACCGGGCACTTACCTCGTCAACGATGATATGCTCAATGGTGTGGTTATGATGATTCTGATTACCTGCATCATCTCATCCATCCTTACCGACCGATCTTCGCAGAAGATTATCCTGAGAGACAAGGAACTGCCTGATGCGGAAGACGACAAGAAGGTGAGCGATGAGAAGATTCTGGTTCCGGTGAAATATCCTGAATATGCCGACAACCTGATGAGTCTGGCGTTTCTGGTGAGAAACCAGAAACTGAACAGGGGGCTCATCTGCCTGAATGTGGTATATGAAGACAAGGACATGCGATACAACCAGGAACAGGGAAGACGGCTTCTGGAACATTGCAGTCAGCTGGCTGCTGCCACCGATGTGATGACGCAAACCCAGGTTCGTATTGCCGCCAACATCGCCAACGGCATCAAGCATGCCTTCAACGAGTTCCAATGTTCTGAGATTATCATCGGAATGCACATGCATCCTGAGGTTTCGCCGAAGTTCTGGGGAGAATTCCACCAGAGTCTTTTCAACGGATTGAGCCGACAGATTATCATGGCACGCATCAGACAGCCGTTGAATACATTGAGAAGAATACAGGTAGCCGTACCTTCGAGAGCAGAGTTTGAGCCGGGTTTCTACCGCTGGTTGGAACGCCTAGCCCGACTTGCCGGCAACCTCGACTGCCGCATCCAGTTTCATGGCAGAGAAGAGAGTCTGGCGCTCATCAATGAATATATCAAGAACCGGCATCCGGAAGTGCGTGCTGATTATACCCAGATGATTCACTGGAACGAGTTGCCGCAGTTGGCTTCGCAGATATCTCCAGACCACCTGTTCGTGGTAGTAACCGCCCGTAAGGGAACCGTATCTTACAAGACAGCACTGGAGCGTCTGCCGGAGGAAATAACGAAATACTTCTCAGGTACCAACCTGATGATTATCTTCCCCGACCAGCATGGTGATTCCTACGGCGACCAGCTTACCTTCGCTGAGCCTCAGCATCAGGAAGAGATCAGTGCTTACGAATCATTCCTGCAATGGTTTAAGAAGAAATGCAACTTTAAAAAAATGTAA
- a CDS encoding glycoside hydrolase family 88/105 protein, with the protein MKKLILSSLCMLMGLTSMSAQTALQNEILEVAHRTNNYFMTKYKDPTIDTFVKKKRTSNLWTRAVYYEGLMALYEIDPQQRYLDYTDKWADYHKWTARGSVNNTDADNQCCQQTYMDRYVQTGGKKDLSKVKENLDHQMGTNRVNYWTWIDAIQMAMPAYAKYAKITGERKYLDYAMNSYKWSRDTLANGLFNKKEGLWWRDKNYVPPYKEKDGSNCYWSRGNGWVYVALVRVMETLPKTDKYYQYLKKDFISMSQAILKCQRKDGYWNVSLVCPANYGGPEMTGTGLFLYGMAWGVQQGILPRATYQKAMDKAWKALAASVHEDGFIGYNQGTGKEPSAGQPVTFTSVPDFEDYGTGCLLLGAAEYYKLLKVKSKKNKS; encoded by the coding sequence ATGAAGAAACTAATCTTGTCATCGCTCTGCATGCTCATGGGCTTGACCTCTATGTCTGCCCAGACCGCATTGCAAAATGAAATTCTGGAGGTAGCTCATCGTACCAACAACTATTTCATGACAAAGTACAAAGACCCAACCATCGACACTTTCGTGAAGAAAAAACGTACCAGCAACCTCTGGACCCGTGCCGTGTATTACGAGGGATTGATGGCGCTTTATGAGATTGACCCTCAGCAGCGCTATCTCGACTACACAGACAAGTGGGCAGATTATCACAAGTGGACAGCACGTGGAAGTGTGAACAATACCGATGCCGACAACCAGTGCTGCCAGCAGACCTACATGGACCGCTACGTTCAGACCGGCGGCAAGAAGGACTTGAGCAAGGTGAAGGAGAACCTCGACCATCAGATGGGCACCAACCGAGTAAACTACTGGACTTGGATTGACGCTATCCAGATGGCGATGCCAGCCTACGCCAAGTATGCCAAGATTACCGGCGAACGCAAGTATCTGGATTATGCGATGAATTCCTATAAATGGAGCCGTGATACCCTGGCTAATGGACTCTTTAACAAAAAAGAAGGACTTTGGTGGAGAGATAAGAACTACGTGCCACCTTACAAGGAGAAGGATGGCAGCAACTGCTACTGGAGCCGTGGCAACGGCTGGGTGTATGTAGCCCTGGTCCGCGTGATGGAGACTTTGCCAAAGACCGACAAGTACTATCAGTATCTGAAGAAGGATTTCATCTCTATGAGCCAGGCTATTCTGAAATGCCAGCGCAAGGATGGCTACTGGAACGTAAGCCTCGTCTGTCCTGCCAACTATGGCGGTCCTGAGATGACCGGTACAGGTCTCTTCCTCTATGGTATGGCATGGGGTGTTCAGCAGGGCATTCTTCCTAGAGCCACCTATCAGAAGGCGATGGATAAGGCATGGAAGGCTCTTGCCGCATCCGTTCACGAGGATGGTTTCATCGGCTATAACCAAGGCACCGGAAAGGAGCCATCAGCTGGCCAGCCTGTCACCTTCACCTCCGTCCCTGATTTCGAGGACTACGGCACAGGTTGCCTCCTGCTTGGTGCTGCAGAGTATTACAAGCTTTTAAAGGTAAAAAGTAAAAAAAACAAATCATGA
- a CDS encoding rhamnogalacturonidase, with protein sequence MKKYIWLMACLVAFSPLSANAAKKQKKAKKAQTELWPDGTKMDAWFSNAQKVNVDTLGKKYVLTDYGVKTDSTLIQTQAIQAVIDRAAKDGGGVIVVPAGTYQSGALFFKPKTHLYVSEGGKLKGSDRIANFPVVQTRIEGETCKYFSAFINADKCNGFTIAGPGTIDGNGYHYWEEFWIRRTWNRECTNKDAQRPRLVYISNSSNVTLQDVHIQNSPFWTNHIYRCDHVRFLGCTIFAPTSGMKAPSSDAIDIDVCHDVLVDGCYMSVNDDAIAIKGGKGTWADQAPENGPVYNVLIQNCNYGRVHGCLTLGSESVKDRNIVLRNTKVGNAQRVLWLKMRPDTPQHYEYITVDNIQGTTGSFLVIRPWKQFFKLGDRKDMPQSQCNNITMKNIQMDCDNFFDVGKSEKYRLVDFTFENINCTDKKMAFDANLIENTIAKKVNITPREKSNRLKTTGDADGLK encoded by the coding sequence ATGAAGAAATATATCTGGCTGATGGCTTGCCTGGTGGCGTTTTCGCCACTAAGCGCCAACGCCGCAAAGAAACAGAAGAAAGCAAAGAAGGCACAAACCGAACTTTGGCCTGATGGCACAAAGATGGATGCCTGGTTCAGCAACGCCCAGAAGGTGAACGTGGATACCCTGGGCAAGAAATACGTCCTCACCGACTATGGCGTAAAGACGGATAGTACCCTGATTCAGACCCAGGCCATCCAGGCGGTCATCGACCGTGCAGCCAAGGATGGCGGTGGCGTTATTGTGGTACCTGCCGGAACCTATCAGAGCGGTGCCCTCTTCTTCAAGCCAAAGACCCATCTCTATGTTTCAGAAGGTGGAAAACTGAAAGGCAGTGACCGCATCGCCAACTTTCCTGTGGTGCAGACCCGCATCGAGGGAGAAACCTGCAAATACTTCTCTGCCTTCATCAATGCCGATAAATGTAACGGCTTTACCATCGCCGGTCCTGGTACCATCGATGGCAACGGTTATCACTATTGGGAGGAGTTCTGGATTCGTCGCACCTGGAACCGTGAATGCACCAACAAGGATGCACAGCGTCCCCGCCTCGTCTATATCAGCAACTCCAGCAACGTAACCTTGCAGGATGTGCATATTCAGAACAGTCCGTTCTGGACCAACCACATCTACCGTTGCGACCATGTCCGCTTCCTGGGCTGCACCATCTTCGCCCCTACTTCCGGCATGAAGGCACCAAGCAGCGATGCCATCGACATTGACGTTTGTCACGATGTGCTGGTGGATGGCTGCTACATGAGCGTAAACGATGATGCCATCGCCATCAAGGGCGGTAAGGGCACCTGGGCAGACCAGGCACCAGAGAATGGTCCTGTATATAACGTGCTCATCCAGAACTGTAACTACGGAAGAGTGCACGGCTGCTTAACCCTCGGCAGCGAGAGCGTGAAAGACCGCAACATCGTATTACGCAACACCAAGGTGGGCAATGCACAGCGCGTACTCTGGCTAAAGATGCGTCCTGATACTCCTCAGCATTACGAGTACATAACGGTGGATAACATCCAGGGCACTACAGGCAGCTTCCTCGTCATCCGCCCATGGAAGCAGTTCTTCAAGCTAGGCGATCGCAAGGACATGCCGCAGAGCCAGTGCAACAACATCACGATGAAGAATATCCAGATGGATTGCGACAACTTCTTCGATGTGGGCAAGAGCGAGAAATACCGCCTGGTAGATTTCACCTTCGAGAACATCAACTGTACCGACAAGAAGATGGCTTTTGATGCCAACCTTATCGAGAACACCATAGCAAAGAAGGTGAATATAACCCCTAGAGAAAAGAGCAACAGATTGAAGACCACCGGCGATGCCGATGGGTTGAAATAA
- a CDS encoding ABC transporter ATP-binding protein, which yields MIDIKGITKSFGSLQVLKGIDLHIDKGEVVSIVGPSGAGKTTLLQIIGTLDKPDSGSIMVDGIDVSSLSTKKLSDFRNQHLGFVFQFHQLLPEFTALENIMIPAFIAGKSRKEAKERAEELLAFMGLSDRASHKPAELSGGEKQRVAVARALVNNPAVILADEPSGSLDTKNKAELHQLFFDLRDKFGQTFVIVTHDEGLASITDRTIHLKDGMIEKTVEAGAADSQEETAEVAEAPTTEEKTENNII from the coding sequence ATGATAGATATAAAAGGTATAACCAAGAGCTTCGGCTCCCTGCAGGTGCTTAAGGGCATCGACCTGCATATAGACAAGGGCGAGGTAGTAAGTATCGTCGGTCCTAGTGGTGCCGGCAAGACTACACTCCTCCAGATTATCGGTACCCTCGACAAGCCTGATAGTGGCAGCATCATGGTTGATGGCATCGATGTAAGCAGCCTCAGCACCAAGAAACTGAGCGATTTCCGCAACCAGCATCTCGGTTTCGTCTTCCAGTTCCACCAACTTCTCCCAGAGTTCACCGCTCTGGAGAACATCATGATTCCTGCCTTCATTGCAGGCAAGAGCCGAAAAGAAGCCAAGGAACGTGCCGAGGAGTTACTGGCATTCATGGGCTTGAGCGATAGAGCCAGTCACAAGCCTGCCGAGTTATCCGGTGGTGAGAAACAGCGTGTAGCCGTGGCGAGAGCTTTGGTCAATAATCCTGCCGTCATCCTTGCCGATGAGCCATCAGGAAGTCTCGACACCAAGAACAAGGCTGAGCTTCACCAGCTCTTCTTCGACCTCAGAGACAAGTTCGGTCAGACTTTCGTCATCGTAACTCATGATGAGGGCCTTGCTTCCATCACCGACCGCACCATCCATCTCAAGGATGGAATGATTGAGAAGACGGTGGAAGCAGGAGCTGCTGATAGCCAGGAAGAAACTGCAGAAGTTGCAGAAGCCCCAACAACAGAAGAAAAAACTGAAAATAATATTATATGA
- a CDS encoding CvfB family protein: protein MSKKIKLGDYNRLRIVKKVDFGLYLDGGDEGEILLPSRYVPENVGIGDELDVFIYLDQEERLIATTETPLAKVGDFAYLEVKWVNEYGAFLGWGLMKDIFCPFREQKKRMVLGNSYIVHIHIDEESYRIVASAKIERYLNEDHPHYKHGDEVDLLIWQKTDLGFKVIIDNQYPGLLYQDQIFQYIHTGDKMKGYIGRVRPDGKIDVTLQKTGIQQTADFAETLYQYLLDNDGECDLGDKSEADDIYERFHVSKKVYKRAVGDLYKKRLITVSPMSIRLAE, encoded by the coding sequence ATGAGCAAAAAGATAAAACTCGGCGATTACAATCGCCTTCGCATCGTAAAGAAAGTTGATTTCGGTCTGTATCTCGATGGTGGTGACGAGGGAGAAATCCTCCTTCCTTCCCGCTACGTCCCAGAGAATGTCGGCATCGGCGACGAGCTGGATGTCTTCATCTATCTCGACCAGGAAGAGCGCCTCATAGCAACCACCGAAACCCCTTTGGCAAAGGTGGGCGACTTCGCCTATCTCGAAGTGAAATGGGTCAACGAATACGGAGCCTTTCTGGGCTGGGGGTTGATGAAGGACATCTTCTGCCCATTCCGCGAGCAGAAGAAACGTATGGTGCTCGGCAACTCCTACATCGTGCATATCCACATCGACGAGGAGAGCTATCGCATCGTTGCCTCTGCCAAGATTGAGCGTTATCTCAACGAAGACCATCCTCACTACAAGCATGGTGACGAGGTGGATCTCCTCATCTGGCAGAAGACCGACCTCGGCTTCAAGGTTATCATCGACAACCAGTATCCGGGTCTCCTCTATCAGGACCAGATTTTCCAGTACATCCATACGGGTGACAAGATGAAGGGCTACATCGGAAGAGTTCGTCCTGACGGAAAGATAGATGTCACCCTACAGAAGACCGGTATTCAGCAGACAGCCGATTTCGCCGAAACCCTCTACCAGTATCTTCTGGACAACGACGGCGAGTGCGACCTTGGCGACAAGAGCGAGGCCGACGACATCTACGAGCGTTTCCACGTGAGCAAGAAGGTTTACAAGCGTGCCGTGGGCGATCTATATAAAAAGCGCCTCATCACCGTAAGCCCGATGAGCATCCGATTGGCGGAATAA
- a CDS encoding AAA family ATPase encodes MENPFIITGYIKPEYFCDREKEAERIINKVTGGENMVVMAARRVGKSKLIDFCMDSSAIKDHFICISIDILRTSSIHEFAFELGKAVFELAARRGTKMMRMVVNTLKSINGCFGYDPISNIPTFNLSLGDISNPLYTLDEIFACLEQADKKCIVAIDEFQQIGYYPEKNMEAILRTYIQKCSNANFIFSGSERHLISKMFSEKAHPFYNSADMMNLEVIPLDKYKEFAIRLFGKFDKKIKEKAIEQVYQAFGGNTYYMQKVMHEAFNQTVPQAEADCEMIEGIIHALVLDNDHKFSEILSRLTLPQKELLYAVAKEGMASQITSSGFVKKHRLRSASSVQSAVKKLLEYHLISTSQSAYYIDDQLMNLWLKE; translated from the coding sequence ATGGAGAATCCTTTTATCATAACGGGTTATATCAAGCCCGAATATTTCTGCGACAGAGAAAAGGAAGCGGAAAGAATCATCAATAAGGTAACGGGTGGTGAGAATATGGTGGTAATGGCTGCAAGACGAGTAGGCAAGAGTAAACTGATAGACTTTTGCATGGATTCTTCTGCCATCAAAGACCATTTCATCTGTATATCCATCGATATCCTCCGAACTTCCAGCATCCATGAATTTGCGTTCGAGTTGGGAAAGGCTGTATTTGAATTGGCTGCCCGTCGTGGAACCAAGATGATGAGAATGGTGGTTAACACTCTGAAGTCTATCAATGGCTGCTTCGGTTACGATCCGATTTCCAATATCCCAACGTTTAATCTTTCGTTGGGTGATATTTCTAATCCGCTCTATACTTTGGATGAGATATTTGCCTGTTTGGAGCAGGCTGATAAGAAATGCATCGTTGCCATCGACGAGTTTCAGCAGATAGGTTATTATCCAGAGAAAAATATGGAAGCCATTCTCAGGACTTATATTCAGAAGTGCAGCAATGCCAATTTCATCTTTTCGGGCAGCGAGCGTCATCTAATCTCCAAGATGTTTTCCGAGAAAGCGCATCCTTTTTACAATAGTGCTGATATGATGAACCTGGAGGTGATTCCGCTTGATAAATACAAGGAGTTTGCTATCCGCTTGTTTGGTAAGTTTGATAAGAAGATTAAGGAGAAGGCTATAGAGCAGGTGTATCAGGCTTTTGGTGGCAATACCTATTATATGCAGAAGGTGATGCACGAGGCTTTTAATCAGACTGTGCCACAGGCTGAGGCTGATTGTGAGATGATAGAGGGCATTATCCATGCTTTGGTATTGGATAATGATCATAAGTTTAGCGAGATACTTTCCCGTCTCACTCTTCCGCAGAAGGAACTACTATATGCTGTTGCTAAGGAGGGAATGGCTAGTCAGATTACTTCTTCTGGTTTTGTGAAGAAGCATCGTCTCCGTTCGGCAAGTAGCGTGCAGAGTGCCGTGAAGAAACTGCTGGAATATCATCTGATTTCTACTTCTCAAAGTGCGTATTATATTGATGATCAGCTTATGAACTTATGGTTGAAGGAGTAA
- a CDS encoding 2-oxoacid:acceptor oxidoreductase family protein: protein MKTEIIISGFGGQGVLSMGKILAYSGLMEDKEVTWMPAYGPEQRGGTANVTVIVSDSRISSPILSHYDVAIVLNQPSLDKFEPKIKPGGILIYDGYGVMNPPQRKDITIYRIDAMDKAAEMKNSKVFNMIVLGGLLKVCPVVSTDGLNKALYKSLPERHHGLIPLNMQAVEEGMKIIEKVDR, encoded by the coding sequence ATGAAGACAGAAATCATTATATCCGGTTTTGGCGGTCAGGGCGTTCTCTCTATGGGAAAGATTCTGGCTTATTCAGGACTGATGGAGGATAAGGAGGTAACCTGGATGCCTGCTTACGGACCAGAGCAGCGTGGCGGTACAGCCAATGTAACGGTCATTGTGAGCGACAGTCGCATCTCTTCGCCTATCCTGAGCCATTATGATGTAGCCATCGTGCTCAACCAGCCGTCGCTCGACAAGTTTGAGCCGAAGATTAAGCCAGGCGGCATCCTGATTTACGATGGCTATGGTGTGATGAATCCTCCACAGCGCAAGGACATCACCATTTATCGCATTGATGCAATGGACAAGGCTGCCGAGATGAAAAACTCCAAGGTGTTCAATATGATTGTTTTGGGCGGTCTGCTGAAGGTTTGTCCTGTTGTGAGCACCGATGGTTTGAACAAGGCGCTTTACAAGTCATTGCCAGAGCGCCATCATGGTTTGATTCCGCTGAACATGCAGGCAGTGGAAGAGGGAATGAAGATTATCGAAAAGGTAGACCGATAA
- a CDS encoding thiamine pyrophosphate-dependent enzyme: MNDIISPENLVYKKPTLMNDTPMHYCPGCSHGVVHKLVAEVIEEMGMEDKTVGVCPVGCAVFAYRYLDIDWQEAAHGRAPAVATGIKRLWPDRLVFTYQGDGDLACIGTCETIHALNRGEHIAIIFINNAIYGMTGGQMAPTTLLGQKTATCPYGREADLHGYPLNITELASHLQGTCYVTRQSVETVASIKKAKKAIRKAFEASMQGKGSSLVEIVSTCNSGWKLSPVEANKWMEENMFKQYPKGDLKDTTNM; encoded by the coding sequence ATGAATGATATAATTTCACCAGAGAATCTGGTATATAAGAAGCCTACGCTGATGAACGATACCCCGATGCATTATTGCCCGGGGTGTTCGCATGGCGTAGTTCATAAGCTCGTTGCCGAGGTTATAGAGGAGATGGGCATGGAGGATAAGACGGTAGGCGTATGTCCGGTGGGCTGCGCTGTCTTTGCTTATCGCTATTTGGATATTGACTGGCAGGAGGCTGCTCATGGTCGTGCACCTGCTGTAGCTACGGGTATCAAGCGCTTGTGGCCTGATCGTCTTGTCTTCACTTATCAGGGCGATGGCGATTTGGCGTGCATCGGTACCTGCGAAACTATCCACGCCCTGAACCGTGGTGAGCATATCGCCATCATCTTCATCAATAATGCCATCTATGGTATGACCGGCGGACAGATGGCGCCAACCACCCTGTTGGGTCAGAAGACTGCTACCTGTCCTTATGGTAGAGAGGCTGATCTTCATGGTTATCCACTCAATATTACCGAGTTGGCAAGCCATCTGCAGGGTACTTGTTATGTAACCCGCCAGAGTGTGGAGACCGTGGCAAGCATCAAGAAGGCAAAGAAGGCTATCCGCAAGGCGTTCGAGGCAAGCATGCAGGGCAAGGGCTCCAGCCTGGTAGAGATTGTTTCTACCTGCAACAGCGGTTGGAAACTCTCACCTGTTGAGGCTAACAAGTGGATGGAAGAGAACATGTTTAAGCAGTATCCTAAGGGTGACCTGAAGGATACAACGAACATGTAA
- a CDS encoding 3-methyl-2-oxobutanoate dehydrogenase subunit VorB produces the protein MANQEVTLMKGNEAIAHACIRCGADGFFGYPITPQSEIIETLALLKPWETSGMVVLQAESEVAAINMVYGGAGAGKRVITTSSSPGVALMQEGISYMAGAEIPGVIVNVQRGGPGLGTIQPSQSDYFQATRGGGNGDYNVIVLAPASVQEMADFVDLAFTLAFKYRNPAMILSDGVIGQMMEKVVLPPVKPRRTEEEIAKECPWATIGRPKSRPVNIMTSLELKPEVMEERNIALQEKYRKIRETEVRYETEQMDDADYVIVAFGSAARIAEKSIESAREQGIKVGLFRPITLWPFPEKEIHELAKTKKGILVVEINAGQMVQDVRLAVNGQTPVEHFGRLGGIVPEPEEIVEALKKLIK, from the coding sequence ATGGCAAATCAGGAAGTTACATTAATGAAAGGCAATGAGGCGATAGCCCATGCCTGTATCAGATGTGGTGCGGATGGTTTCTTCGGCTATCCTATCACACCTCAAAGTGAGATTATAGAGACGCTGGCTCTGCTCAAGCCATGGGAAACATCAGGTATGGTGGTTCTGCAGGCTGAGAGTGAGGTGGCGGCTATCAACATGGTTTATGGTGGCGCCGGTGCCGGTAAGCGTGTCATTACCACTTCTTCAAGTCCGGGTGTGGCTTTGATGCAAGAGGGTATCTCTTACATGGCAGGTGCTGAGATTCCGGGCGTTATCGTCAATGTGCAGCGTGGCGGTCCGGGTCTGGGTACCATCCAACCATCCCAAAGTGATTATTTCCAGGCTACCCGCGGTGGTGGTAATGGCGACTATAATGTGATTGTGCTGGCTCCTGCTTCTGTTCAGGAGATGGCTGATTTCGTTGATCTCGCCTTTACGCTTGCCTTTAAGTATCGCAATCCTGCGATGATTCTGAGCGATGGTGTCATTGGTCAGATGATGGAGAAGGTGGTTCTGCCTCCAGTCAAGCCTCGACGTACCGAGGAGGAGATTGCGAAGGAATGTCCTTGGGCTACCATCGGCCGTCCGAAGAGTCGTCCAGTCAACATCATGACCTCTCTGGAACTCAAGCCTGAGGTGATGGAGGAGCGCAATATTGCTCTTCAGGAGAAATACAGAAAAATCCGTGAAACCGAGGTTCGTTATGAAACCGAGCAGATGGATGATGCCGACTATGTTATCGTAGCTTTCGGTAGTGCGGCACGTATCGCCGAGAAGAGCATCGAGAGTGCGCGTGAGCAGGGCATCAAGGTAGGATTGTTCCGTCCTATTACCCTCTGGCCTTTCCCTGAAAAGGAGATTCATGAACTCGCCAAGACCAAGAAGGGCATTCTGGTTGTAGAAATCAATGCCGGTCAGATGGTTCAGGATGTGCGACTGGCTGTGAATGGTCAGACTCCTGTGGAGCACTTTGGGCGTCTGGGCGGTATCGTACCGGAGCCGGAGGAAATCGTTGAAGCATTAAAGAAGTTAATAAAATGA
- a CDS encoding 4Fe-4S binding protein, producing MSKIKGAIVVDTGRCKGCSLCVEACPQHVIALAEKKVNVHGYRYVEAAVPDACVGCTSCAIVCPDGCITVYRKKED from the coding sequence ATGAGTAAGATTAAAGGGGCTATTGTAGTCGACACCGGGCGTTGCAAGGGATGCTCGCTCTGTGTGGAGGCTTGTCCTCAGCATGTCATCGCATTGGCAGAGAAAAAAGTCAATGTGCATGGTTACCGTTATGTAGAGGCAGCTGTACCTGATGCGTGTGTTGGTTGCACTTCGTGCGCCATCGTGTGTCCGGACGGCTGTATCACTGTTTATCGTAAGAAGGAGGACTAA
- a CDS encoding tetratricopeptide repeat protein: MTAEEYYQQGNAWRKQGDFKRALDCYMEAIALDPESPAVAAKEMLDDIMSFYCKDYYNP, from the coding sequence ATGACAGCAGAAGAATATTATCAGCAGGGTAACGCCTGGCGCAAGCAGGGTGACTTTAAGCGTGCCCTCGACTGCTATATGGAGGCCATTGCCCTCGATCCGGAGAGCCCTGCCGTAGCAGCCAAGGAGATGCTGGATGATATCATGAGCTTTTATTGCAAAGACTACTACAATCCATAA